In Stenotrophomonas sp. 169, one DNA window encodes the following:
- a CDS encoding MerC domain-containing protein, giving the protein MKTNAALLDAGAVALSSLCLLHCLALPLLAAALPLFGAWAEAEWVHWVFISMALPLTAFALWRAHRQHALPAMAWLGAGLGLALLLAGALEFPSHDSETAVTVTGSLMLAATHVWNARRRHRQC; this is encoded by the coding sequence ATGAAAACCAACGCTGCCCTGCTCGACGCCGGTGCCGTCGCCCTGTCCAGCCTGTGCCTGTTGCACTGCCTCGCCCTGCCCCTGCTGGCCGCGGCCCTGCCCTTGTTCGGCGCCTGGGCTGAAGCCGAGTGGGTGCACTGGGTGTTCATCAGCATGGCGTTGCCGCTCACGGCGTTTGCGTTGTGGCGCGCGCACCGCCAGCACGCCCTGCCGGCCATGGCGTGGCTGGGGGCCGGGCTGGGGCTGGCCCTGCTGCTGGCCGGTGCCCTCGAATTCCCCAGCCATGACAGTGAAACCGCCGTCACCGTCACCGGCAGCCTGATGCTGGCCGCCACCCACGTGTGGAATGCCCGGCGTCGCCACCGCCAGTGCTGA
- a CDS encoding EAL domain-containing protein — translation MTRTRTLLIMTAVAALAAVVPMALMTWLSWQQAVTLAQDDLQETAQRTLLRAERSYAQALSALQSMQADDLVPCSPAHIHRMQSKVVTTSSVDQIGYFVDGRMRCTSWGPSDGSIAWGTPDHTTADGAALQLDVQPRAAYGRRMLSLRLGQYDALMDPGHFVDLVAAHDMRLAIATPDGRLIAQQSLARHDLLESLLRDPRDGMDDRDLFATARSEEWLAIVVAPRSRLRDIFVGQFWRFFPLGILLAAGCAGGALWLSRRRLSLHGGLVQGLRRNELYVVYQPIIELETGICVGAEALIRWRRADGTEVRPDLFIPLAEESGLVEAITDMVIERVIADMQHLLVGDRSAHIAINLAPEDMISGRALKVIASKLAGTGIANQQIWLEATERGFMDIERARAVITAARHAGHAVAIDDFGVGYSNLQYLQQLPLDALKIDKSFIDAIGTESATSPVTGHIIDMAKTLGLFVVAEGVETEAQLAYLHSRKVEFGQGWLFSKALKRDDFIAFHEHRRALYGAARENMQNAQR, via the coding sequence ATGACCCGCACCCGCACCCTGCTCATCATGACCGCGGTGGCCGCCCTGGCCGCCGTCGTGCCCATGGCCCTGATGACCTGGTTGAGCTGGCAGCAGGCGGTGACGCTGGCGCAGGATGACCTGCAGGAAACCGCACAGCGCACGCTGCTGCGCGCCGAGCGCTCGTATGCGCAGGCGTTGTCGGCATTGCAGTCGATGCAGGCCGATGACCTGGTCCCGTGCAGCCCTGCACACATCCATCGCATGCAATCCAAGGTGGTAACCACTTCATCGGTGGACCAGATCGGCTACTTCGTCGACGGGCGCATGCGCTGCACCTCCTGGGGGCCATCTGACGGCAGCATCGCCTGGGGCACGCCGGACCACACCACCGCCGATGGCGCCGCGCTGCAGCTGGACGTGCAGCCGCGTGCCGCCTACGGACGCCGGATGCTGTCACTGCGGCTGGGCCAGTACGACGCCCTGATGGATCCGGGTCACTTCGTCGACCTCGTCGCCGCACACGACATGCGCCTGGCCATCGCCACCCCGGATGGGCGCTTGATCGCGCAGCAGTCACTGGCCCGCCACGACCTGCTGGAGTCGCTGCTGCGCGATCCCCGCGACGGCATGGACGACCGTGATCTGTTCGCCACCGCACGCAGCGAAGAATGGCTGGCGATCGTCGTGGCGCCACGCAGCCGCCTGCGCGACATTTTCGTCGGCCAGTTCTGGCGTTTCTTCCCGCTGGGGATCCTGCTCGCGGCGGGGTGTGCCGGGGGCGCCTTGTGGCTGTCTCGCCGCCGTCTTTCGCTGCATGGCGGGCTGGTGCAGGGGCTGCGCCGCAACGAACTCTACGTGGTGTATCAACCGATCATCGAACTGGAGACCGGCATCTGCGTGGGCGCCGAAGCCCTGATCCGCTGGCGCCGTGCCGACGGCACCGAGGTGCGCCCGGATCTGTTCATCCCGCTGGCCGAAGAAAGCGGACTGGTCGAAGCGATCACCGACATGGTGATCGAACGCGTGATCGCGGACATGCAGCACTTGCTGGTGGGCGATCGCAGCGCGCACATCGCCATCAACCTCGCACCGGAGGACATGATCAGCGGGCGCGCCTTGAAGGTGATCGCCAGCAAGCTGGCCGGCACCGGTATCGCCAACCAGCAGATCTGGCTGGAAGCCACCGAGCGCGGCTTCATGGACATCGAGCGCGCACGTGCAGTGATCACCGCCGCCCGCCATGCCGGCCATGCGGTGGCCATCGATGATTTCGGGGTGGGCTATTCCAACCTGCAGTACCTGCAGCAGTTGCCGCTGGATGCGTTGAAGATCGACAAGTCGTTCATCGATGCGATCGGCACCGAGAGCGCGACCAGTCCGGTCACCGGCCACATCATCGACATGGCCAAAACGCTCGGCCTGTTCGTGGTGGCCGAGGGCGTGGAAACCGAAGCGCAACTGGCCTACCTGCACAGCCGCAAGGTGGAGTTCGGGCAGGGTTGGCTGTTCTCCAAGGCGCTCAAACGCGATGATTTCATCGCCTTCCACGAACACCGCCGCGCGTTGTACGGCGCAGCCCGCGAAAACATGCAGAACGCGCAGCGGTGA
- a CDS encoding gluconolaconase: MARMRWMLGTAALTAVAVAATFLPRESAVPVPVGPAATPLGWTAQIEALAGEGVPGDRDGAATQARFSDPYALLALDDGSVLVADAGDSDRIRRLRTDGIVETVAGSSEGFVDGPAHQARFHTPSALARDAAGVVYVADTGNHAVRRIGLDGQVSTLAGGVRGFADGPAAQARFDAPMGVAVDAAGNVYVADTWNDRIRVIGVDGNVRTLAGDAGPAHVDGFAGAARFDTPVALEWDGHGALLVADFYNNAIRRVRMDGQVDTVVGAGSVINGPLGLARTHDDVLYVGDRAGRIVQVSPAGHQIALVGTGAVTRLARPSGVAVAADGSLRVADAAAGRLHRIVPLAPGEALAPALVGPAVDAPLPRSEGRWPLAPQDGWHEVVGTLGEVRGNFRGESRHHLHDGFDVRGDVGQTVLAIADGKIDTPLASWSVGGQAEGLSVGTLRYLHMRVGRDPRGQPFDERWQQLFDSEGTLERIRLRRGTRIHAGDPLGSINSHAHVHLSVGSSGFERNAALLGFTGFVDRVPPRITDVALLDDADQPLQRDAQGRVPVPRGGRGVQIVVEAWDQVDGNLPRRRLGLYAVGYQVLDAAGVALAGYEQPRWNIVFNRMPPQQAAVRVAYAPDSGVTVHGSAVTRFRYLASNTVRDGLMQQGRWRPDGLPPGEYVIRAHARDHSGNAAVGPSDLRVVVL; the protein is encoded by the coding sequence ATGGCACGGATGCGATGGATGTTGGGCACGGCCGCGTTGACGGCCGTCGCCGTGGCCGCGACCTTCCTGCCGCGCGAGTCTGCGGTGCCCGTGCCGGTCGGGCCGGCCGCCACCCCGCTGGGCTGGACTGCGCAGATAGAAGCGCTGGCCGGTGAGGGGGTGCCGGGTGACCGCGATGGCGCGGCGACGCAGGCGCGGTTCTCCGACCCGTACGCGCTGCTGGCGCTGGATGACGGCAGCGTGCTGGTGGCCGATGCCGGTGACAGCGACCGCATCCGGCGGCTGCGTACCGACGGCATCGTCGAAACCGTGGCAGGCAGCAGCGAGGGCTTCGTCGACGGGCCCGCACACCAGGCCCGCTTCCATACCCCGTCGGCGCTGGCACGCGATGCGGCCGGCGTGGTCTATGTGGCCGACACCGGCAACCATGCGGTCCGCAGGATCGGTCTGGACGGCCAGGTCAGCACGTTGGCTGGCGGTGTCCGGGGCTTTGCCGATGGCCCGGCCGCACAGGCGCGCTTCGATGCGCCGATGGGCGTGGCCGTGGACGCCGCCGGCAATGTCTATGTCGCCGATACCTGGAACGACCGCATCCGGGTCATCGGTGTCGACGGCAACGTGCGCACGCTGGCCGGTGATGCCGGCCCCGCGCACGTGGACGGTTTTGCAGGGGCGGCCCGCTTCGACACGCCGGTGGCGCTTGAATGGGACGGGCACGGTGCCTTGCTGGTGGCTGATTTTTATAACAACGCGATCCGTCGGGTCCGCATGGACGGGCAGGTCGACACCGTTGTGGGCGCCGGCAGCGTCATCAACGGCCCGCTCGGCCTGGCACGCACGCATGACGATGTGCTGTATGTCGGCGACCGTGCCGGCCGCATCGTCCAGGTATCGCCTGCGGGCCACCAGATCGCGTTGGTGGGGACCGGGGCGGTAACGCGGCTGGCCCGTCCCAGTGGCGTGGCGGTCGCCGCCGATGGCAGCCTGCGCGTGGCCGATGCGGCTGCCGGGCGGCTGCACCGCATCGTGCCGCTGGCCCCCGGTGAAGCGCTTGCGCCGGCGTTGGTCGGCCCAGCGGTGGATGCGCCGCTTCCGCGCAGCGAAGGGCGCTGGCCGCTGGCGCCGCAGGACGGCTGGCATGAAGTGGTGGGCACGCTGGGCGAGGTACGCGGCAACTTCCGCGGTGAGAGCCGGCACCACCTGCATGATGGATTCGACGTGCGCGGTGACGTGGGCCAGACCGTGTTGGCGATCGCCGATGGCAAGATCGATACGCCGCTGGCGAGCTGGTCGGTGGGTGGGCAGGCGGAAGGATTATCCGTGGGCACGCTGCGTTACCTGCACATGCGGGTGGGGCGCGATCCGCGCGGCCAGCCGTTCGACGAGCGCTGGCAGCAGCTGTTCGACAGCGAGGGCACGCTGGAGCGGATACGGCTGCGGCGTGGCACGCGCATCCACGCCGGTGACCCGCTGGGCAGCATCAACAGCCACGCCCACGTGCACCTGAGCGTCGGCAGCAGTGGCTTCGAGCGCAACGCCGCCCTGTTGGGTTTCACCGGCTTCGTGGATCGCGTGCCGCCTCGCATCACCGATGTAGCGCTGCTGGATGATGCGGACCAGCCGCTGCAGCGCGACGCGCAGGGACGCGTGCCGGTACCGCGCGGTGGTCGTGGGGTGCAGATCGTGGTGGAGGCCTGGGACCAGGTGGATGGCAACCTGCCTCGCCGTCGTCTGGGGTTGTATGCGGTGGGGTACCAGGTGTTGGATGCCGCGGGCGTAGCGCTGGCCGGGTATGAGCAACCGCGCTGGAACATCGTGTTCAATCGCATGCCGCCGCAGCAGGCGGCGGTACGCGTGGCGTATGCACCGGACAGCGGCGTCACCGTACACGGCAGCGCCGTCACCCGCTTCCGCTACCTGGCCAGCAACACCGTGCGCGACGGGCTGATGCAGCAGGGGCGCTGGCGGCCCGATGGCCTGCCGCCGGGCGAGTACGTGATCCGTGCGCACGCCCGCGACCACAGCGGCAACGCAGCAGTGGGCCCAAGCGACCTGCGCGTGGTGGTGTTGTAA
- a CDS encoding GAF domain-containing protein, translating into MADPHSHLPGDEAERQRALDALHIVGSLPEPAYEDIVRVAAAVCGTPMALVTLIDRDRQWFKARTGVEGSQTDRNVAVCDHAIRQPEDLMEIGDLQLDSRFAENPVLKEMGARFYAGMPLVTGDGAAVGSVCVVDLNPRELSDTQRDALKALARLTMALMEARSREREQAVAEILNQGLELEASNAPGSAGEYSVVILELQDLDALSARLGERGLAKQLQALDLRLEQCLQPARGDSINRVTGSGEFIAVLGTEQAADTLAALHEVAEEIRHTLGTPLLMGSAGTRTGEPTSAVFLRADQALSAAKDAHPTER; encoded by the coding sequence ATGGCCGATCCCCATTCTCATCTTCCTGGCGATGAAGCCGAGCGGCAACGTGCGCTGGATGCACTGCACATCGTCGGCAGCCTGCCGGAGCCGGCGTACGAAGACATCGTGCGGGTCGCCGCTGCGGTGTGCGGTACGCCGATGGCGCTGGTGACGCTGATCGATCGCGACCGGCAGTGGTTCAAGGCCCGTACCGGCGTGGAGGGCAGCCAGACCGATCGCAACGTCGCCGTCTGCGACCACGCCATCCGCCAGCCTGAAGACCTGATGGAGATCGGCGACCTGCAGCTGGACAGCCGCTTCGCGGAGAACCCGGTGTTGAAAGAAATGGGCGCGCGCTTCTACGCCGGCATGCCGCTGGTGACCGGTGACGGCGCCGCCGTCGGCAGCGTCTGCGTGGTGGACCTCAATCCACGCGAACTCAGCGACACCCAGCGCGACGCCCTGAAGGCCCTCGCCCGCCTGACCATGGCGCTGATGGAAGCACGCAGCCGCGAACGCGAGCAGGCGGTGGCGGAAATCCTCAACCAGGGTCTGGAGCTGGAAGCCTCCAACGCACCCGGAAGTGCGGGCGAGTACAGCGTGGTGATCCTGGAACTGCAGGACCTCGACGCGTTGTCCGCGCGACTGGGCGAACGCGGGCTGGCCAAGCAGCTGCAGGCGCTGGACCTGCGGCTGGAGCAGTGCCTGCAGCCCGCCCGGGGCGACAGCATCAACCGGGTCACCGGCAGCGGCGAGTTCATCGCGGTGCTCGGCACCGAACAAGCCGCCGACACGCTCGCCGCCCTGCACGAAGTAGCCGAAGAGATCCGCCACACCCTCGGCACCCCGCTGCTGATGGGCAGCGCCGGCACCCGCACCGGCGAACCCACCTCCGCCGTGTTCCTGCGCGCCGACCAGGCCCTCAGCGCCGCAAAAGACGCCCACCCCACCGAGCGGTAG
- a CDS encoding MnmC family methyltransferase, whose product MPHYTGPLLTRDSAALLQRAADGGAATWHGSLDLGRSEEDVALAADGFTFRGQRYAWPGKLKDRTLYYWDDDAFMPISRFSTGLIKLVPTDWGAPTFEIDGIKMLPTAKVSPFDDARRKVELVAPAGKVVLDTCGGLGYFAACCLEAGVSQIRSFEKNPDVLWLRTLNSWSPDPDSASAGGRLHLARGDVSKEIESIPSGTVDAILHDPPRFGIAGELYSQVFYDHLARVIRSGGRLFHYTGAPNKLTSGRDVPREVSKRLDKAGFKVELALDGVLAVKKH is encoded by the coding sequence GTGCCCCATTACACCGGCCCCCTGCTTACCCGTGATTCCGCCGCCCTGCTGCAACGCGCTGCCGATGGCGGTGCCGCCACGTGGCACGGCTCGTTGGATCTCGGGCGCAGCGAAGAAGATGTCGCTCTGGCGGCTGATGGCTTCACCTTCCGCGGGCAACGGTATGCGTGGCCGGGCAAGCTCAAAGACCGCACGCTGTACTACTGGGACGACGATGCGTTCATGCCCATCTCGCGTTTCAGCACGGGCCTGATCAAGCTGGTACCCACCGACTGGGGCGCGCCCACCTTCGAGATCGACGGCATCAAGATGCTGCCGACGGCCAAGGTATCGCCCTTCGACGACGCGCGCCGCAAGGTGGAACTGGTGGCACCGGCCGGCAAGGTCGTGCTCGATACCTGCGGCGGCCTGGGATACTTCGCGGCCTGCTGCCTGGAAGCAGGCGTCAGCCAGATCCGTTCGTTCGAAAAGAACCCGGACGTGCTGTGGCTGCGCACGCTCAACTCCTGGTCGCCGGACCCGGATTCCGCCAGTGCCGGCGGCCGGCTGCACCTTGCGCGGGGCGACGTGTCGAAAGAAATCGAGTCCATTCCCAGCGGCACCGTGGATGCGATCCTGCACGACCCGCCGCGGTTCGGCATCGCCGGCGAACTGTATTCACAGGTGTTCTACGATCATCTGGCGCGCGTGATCCGCAGCGGCGGGCGCCTGTTCCATTACACCGGTGCGCCGAACAAGCTCACCAGTGGCCGCGACGTGCCACGCGAGGTGTCCAAGCGGTTGGACAAAGCCGGTTTCAAGGTCGAACTGGCTCTGGATGGCGTGCTGGCGGTGAAGAAGCACTGA
- a CDS encoding lytic transglycosylase domain-containing protein — MPLPFLLCIVLLCLASGSVQARTVYRCVQGNTVSMATAPEPGSRCTPKEIDDSAVQAPNLWGNMGVFSGTLYEREQDGRLVYSTRNLPGSTVYLKFTVATPPGEPAHEGLGRVGAAQLAPHARQFKAAAKATGVDDAWLRAIAHAESNFDAAAVSPKGAQGVMQLMPETARDYGVVDPLSAAQSIDGGARHMRELLRRYNGDRVLAAAAYNAGIGAVTRYKGVPPYAETLAYVDKVMALYARYREAMGIRTEVPAR, encoded by the coding sequence ATGCCCTTGCCCTTCCTGCTGTGCATCGTGCTGCTCTGCCTGGCCAGTGGGTCGGTGCAGGCCCGCACCGTGTACCGCTGCGTGCAGGGCAACACGGTCAGCATGGCCACCGCGCCCGAACCGGGATCGCGCTGCACGCCCAAAGAGATCGATGACAGCGCCGTCCAGGCACCGAACCTGTGGGGCAACATGGGGGTGTTCAGTGGCACGTTGTACGAGCGCGAGCAGGACGGGCGTCTGGTGTATTCCACCCGCAACCTGCCCGGATCGACGGTGTATCTGAAATTCACCGTGGCCACGCCGCCGGGCGAGCCGGCGCACGAGGGACTGGGGCGCGTGGGTGCCGCGCAGTTGGCCCCGCATGCGCGCCAATTCAAGGCCGCGGCGAAGGCGACCGGCGTGGACGATGCGTGGTTGCGCGCCATCGCCCACGCGGAGAGCAATTTCGATGCAGCGGCGGTGTCGCCGAAGGGCGCACAAGGGGTGATGCAGCTGATGCCCGAGACGGCGCGCGACTACGGCGTGGTGGATCCGCTGTCGGCGGCGCAGTCCATCGACGGCGGTGCCCGCCACATGCGCGAGCTGCTGCGCCGTTACAACGGTGACCGGGTGCTGGCCGCGGCGGCCTACAACGCGGGCATCGGGGCGGTGACGCGCTACAAGGGTGTGCCGCCGTACGCCGAGACGTTGGCCTACGTGGACAAGGTGATGGCGTTGTACGCGCGCTATCGCGAGGCGATGGGCATCCGGACCGAGGTGCCCGCGCGCTGA
- a CDS encoding VOC family protein, protein MKLIPFLDFDGQAHDAMAFYAHALGGVVTSETTYRDMPPSDGPGCNEMPVDTLDRVAHAQLDVGGATLMAADGPSAGSAGGTTINVEVTSIEEAERVFAALAAGGTVHMPLAETFWAHRWGMLHDRYGKPWMVNCMKTPHAA, encoded by the coding sequence ATGAAACTGATTCCGTTCCTTGATTTCGACGGCCAGGCACACGACGCGATGGCGTTCTATGCGCACGCGCTGGGTGGCGTGGTGACGTCCGAGACGACCTACCGCGATATGCCGCCCTCCGACGGCCCGGGCTGCAACGAGATGCCGGTGGACACCCTGGACCGCGTCGCCCACGCGCAACTCGATGTCGGCGGCGCGACCCTGATGGCGGCGGACGGGCCCAGCGCCGGAAGTGCGGGAGGCACCACCATCAACGTGGAGGTGACCTCCATCGAGGAAGCCGAGCGGGTCTTCGCTGCACTCGCTGCAGGCGGCACCGTCCACATGCCCTTGGCGGAGACATTCTGGGCGCACCGCTGGGGCATGCTGCACGACCGCTACGGCAAACCGTGGATGGTCAATTGCATGAAGACACCGCACGCGGCATGA
- a CDS encoding sigma-70 family RNA polymerase sigma factor — MTGMQQRLETLWRMESPLLIARCARLLGGDIGRAEELVQDVWLVAFERWPVEGMPDNPGAWLMTATRNRAIDVLRQHQRVADQHARWGEVLHPASPVAPDDSEALVDDIGDDLLRLMFVACHPQLPADARIALTLRLLGGLTTQEIARAFLLPEPTIAQRIVRAKRTLAQHQVPFDVPRAADLPARLGAVLEVIYLVFNEGYAASYGEDWMRPALCEEALRLARILAQRMPGHASIHGLLALMELQASRSAARSDGAGAPVLLEQQDRSRWDRLQIARGLASLQQAHSLMGQEDPYVLQAGIAACHARALAPEDTDWAGIAALYTRLLQVQPSPVIALNRVVAILRADGPLAAWGLLHPLLDEPRLQQYAPLWVVRGEVLCRLGRNDDARAAFTHAASLTGNERERILLLGKAGAGVEPTSVGCAAGRVR, encoded by the coding sequence ATGACGGGGATGCAGCAACGGCTGGAGACCCTGTGGCGCATGGAATCGCCCCTGCTGATCGCCCGCTGCGCGCGGCTGCTCGGCGGTGACATCGGCCGTGCCGAAGAGTTGGTGCAGGATGTCTGGCTGGTGGCGTTCGAGCGCTGGCCAGTGGAGGGCATGCCGGACAACCCTGGAGCCTGGCTGATGACCGCGACGCGCAACCGTGCCATTGATGTGCTGCGTCAGCATCAACGCGTGGCCGATCAGCACGCGCGCTGGGGGGAGGTGCTGCATCCGGCGAGCCCGGTGGCGCCGGATGACAGTGAGGCCCTGGTCGATGACATCGGCGATGACCTGCTGCGGCTGATGTTCGTCGCCTGCCACCCGCAGTTGCCCGCGGACGCGCGGATCGCCTTGACGCTGCGCCTGCTGGGTGGACTGACCACGCAGGAAATCGCGCGTGCGTTCCTGCTGCCCGAACCGACGATTGCGCAGCGGATCGTGCGGGCGAAGCGCACGCTCGCGCAGCACCAGGTGCCCTTCGACGTGCCGCGCGCGGCGGATCTGCCAGCGCGGTTGGGGGCGGTGCTGGAGGTGATCTACCTGGTGTTCAATGAAGGCTACGCTGCCAGCTACGGCGAGGATTGGATGCGCCCGGCCCTGTGTGAGGAAGCCCTGCGGCTGGCGCGGATCCTGGCGCAGCGGATGCCTGGCCATGCGTCGATCCACGGATTGCTGGCGTTGATGGAGCTGCAGGCATCGCGCAGCGCGGCACGTTCCGATGGCGCTGGTGCGCCGGTCCTGCTCGAGCAGCAGGACCGGTCGCGCTGGGATCGGCTGCAGATTGCGCGGGGCCTGGCATCGCTGCAGCAGGCGCATTCGCTGATGGGCCAGGAAGACCCGTACGTGCTGCAGGCGGGAATCGCGGCATGCCATGCCCGCGCGCTGGCGCCTGAGGACACCGATTGGGCCGGGATCGCCGCGCTGTACACCCGGCTGCTGCAGGTCCAACCGTCGCCGGTGATCGCCCTGAACCGGGTGGTCGCGATATTGCGCGCCGACGGTCCCTTGGCTGCGTGGGGCCTGCTGCACCCCCTTCTGGACGAACCTCGCCTGCAGCAGTACGCGCCGTTGTGGGTGGTGCGCGGGGAAGTGTTGTGTCGACTGGGCAGGAACGACGACGCACGCGCAGCCTTCACCCACGCTGCTTCGCTCACCGGCAACGAGCGCGAACGGATCCTGCTGCTTGGAAAAGCGGGGGCGGGGGTAGAGCCGACTTCAGTCGGCTGCGCTGCTGGCAGAGTGAGGTAG
- a CDS encoding YciI family protein — translation MKVMVLVKSNPRIEAGEMPSHDALEAMGTFNDALVKAGVLLAGEGLHASARGHRLRFDGAAPQVQAGPFADPHGLVAGFWLWQVRSMDEALEWARRAPFVEGDELELRPVMSEEDFGEAFTPDLRAQEQHLRDVSADR, via the coding sequence ATGAAGGTGATGGTCCTGGTGAAATCCAACCCCCGGATCGAGGCGGGCGAGATGCCCAGCCACGATGCGCTGGAAGCAATGGGGACGTTCAACGATGCGCTGGTCAAGGCCGGCGTACTTCTGGCGGGCGAGGGGCTGCATGCCAGTGCGCGGGGACACCGGCTGCGCTTCGACGGGGCGGCGCCGCAGGTGCAGGCGGGGCCGTTTGCCGACCCGCATGGACTGGTCGCGGGCTTCTGGCTGTGGCAGGTGCGGTCGATGGACGAAGCGCTGGAATGGGCGCGGCGTGCGCCGTTTGTCGAAGGGGATGAACTGGAGCTGCGCCCGGTGATGAGCGAAGAGGACTTCGGTGAAGCCTTCACCCCCGATCTGCGCGCGCAGGAGCAGCATCTGCGCGACGTGTCTGCCGACCGTTGA
- a CDS encoding polysaccharide deacetylase family protein: MNYRSCVWILLAVCGIAQAAEVDRRIAVTIDDLPWARLDEIRPPDLQARHQALMAQLRQADVPVVGFVNENKLEVDGTVQPARVQMLRDWLDAGYALGNHTYSHMDLNAEGVQAFQRDFLRGEQVLRPLLAERGLTPTWMRHPYLRVGRTAEDRRQMDVFFSEHGYRVAPVTVDNGEWVWAFAYANVINEQPDSPAREATLRQLRRGYVPYMLNKLDYYEAQSQSLLGYALPQVWLMHANELNAATFAELVAATKRRGYRFISLEEAVRDPAYAHGAEGYDGRYGPSWLHRWAMAEKKPKEFYAGEPEVPAWVKVLAKVDYE; this comes from the coding sequence ATGAACTATCGCTCGTGTGTGTGGATATTGCTGGCTGTCTGTGGCATCGCGCAGGCCGCCGAGGTCGACCGCCGCATCGCCGTCACCATCGATGACTTGCCTTGGGCGCGACTGGATGAGATCCGTCCGCCGGACCTGCAGGCGCGGCACCAAGCGCTGATGGCGCAGCTGCGTCAGGCCGACGTGCCGGTCGTGGGCTTCGTCAACGAGAACAAGCTGGAAGTGGACGGCACGGTGCAGCCGGCGCGCGTGCAGATGTTGCGGGACTGGTTGGATGCCGGCTATGCGCTGGGCAACCACACGTATTCGCACATGGATCTGAATGCCGAAGGCGTGCAGGCATTCCAGCGTGACTTCCTGCGTGGGGAACAGGTGCTGCGGCCGCTGCTGGCCGAGCGGGGCCTGACGCCGACGTGGATGCGCCACCCGTATCTGCGTGTGGGCCGCACGGCGGAGGACCGCCGGCAGATGGACGTGTTCTTCAGCGAGCACGGCTACCGCGTCGCGCCGGTGACCGTGGATAACGGTGAGTGGGTGTGGGCGTTCGCGTACGCCAACGTGATCAACGAGCAGCCTGATTCGCCTGCGCGCGAGGCGACCCTGCGTCAGCTGCGCCGCGGCTATGTGCCGTACATGCTCAACAAGCTGGATTACTACGAGGCGCAGTCGCAGTCGCTGCTGGGATATGCGCTGCCGCAGGTGTGGCTGATGCATGCGAACGAGCTCAACGCGGCGACGTTTGCCGAGCTGGTTGCGGCGACGAAGCGGCGTGGGTATCGCTTCATCAGCCTTGAAGAGGCAGTGCGCGACCCGGCGTATGCGCATGGGGCGGAGGGGTATGACGGACGGTACGGACCGAGCTGGCTGCATCGCTGGGCGATGGCGGAGAAGAAGCCGAAGGAGTTTTATGCCGGGGAGCCGGAAGTGCCGGCGTGGGTGAAGGTGTTGGCGAAGGTGGATTACGAGTGA
- a CDS encoding YciI family protein, which translates to MPQYALLIYIEPALLQALPSAEFDALMRDCLQHADALQAQGTLLASQKLQPVEEARTLRIRGTQQRIVDGPFAETHELLAGFNLIQAPDADAAMRIAQGFPWARFGSIEVRPLQDLDVERERVGAG; encoded by the coding sequence ATGCCGCAGTACGCGCTTCTGATCTACATCGAGCCTGCCCTGCTGCAGGCACTGCCCAGCGCCGAGTTCGACGCATTGATGCGCGACTGCCTGCAGCACGCGGACGCGCTGCAGGCACAGGGGACCTTGCTGGCCTCGCAGAAACTGCAACCGGTGGAAGAAGCGAGAACACTGCGCATCCGCGGCACGCAGCAGCGCATCGTCGATGGCCCGTTCGCCGAGACTCACGAATTGCTGGCGGGCTTCAACCTGATCCAGGCCCCCGACGCGGATGCCGCGATGCGCATCGCGCAGGGGTTCCCGTGGGCACGGTTCGGCAGCATCGAAGTACGCCCGCTGCAGGATCTGGACGTCGAGCGCGAGCGCGTCGGCGCAGGGTAG